A stretch of Spirosoma oryzicola DNA encodes these proteins:
- a CDS encoding MotA/TolQ/ExbB proton channel family protein: MKTQTPSPAPAKAAAPKKKSGGLNPALVIPVLLLIGILTYMFVFGDGSHFQEGDNTKEPLPGDYFGTVYKGGFIVPILFTCFLTVLVFSIERFITIGRANGSGSIDDFVQKVKASLDRNDVAAAIQACDKQKGSIGNVVKTALLKYQQLAVDTQLDKEQKLVALQKEVEEATTLELPMLEKNLTIIATLASVSTLIALLGTVLGMIRAFAAMGATGQPDTGALSTGISEALVNTALGIGTAAIATIMYSYFTSRIDVLTYNIDEIGLSIQQNFAAHY; the protein is encoded by the coding sequence ATGAAAACACAAACTCCTTCTCCAGCACCAGCCAAAGCAGCGGCACCAAAAAAGAAGTCAGGTGGCTTGAACCCCGCACTCGTAATTCCAGTTCTGCTGCTGATTGGTATTCTGACGTACATGTTCGTCTTTGGTGATGGCAGCCACTTCCAGGAAGGTGACAACACGAAAGAACCACTACCCGGCGACTATTTCGGCACCGTGTACAAAGGCGGTTTTATCGTACCGATTCTATTTACCTGTTTCTTGACCGTATTGGTGTTCTCTATTGAGCGTTTTATCACCATCGGTCGCGCAAACGGTTCAGGTTCAATTGATGACTTCGTTCAAAAAGTAAAAGCTTCCCTCGACCGTAATGATGTAGCAGCGGCTATCCAAGCGTGCGACAAACAAAAAGGTTCGATCGGTAACGTTGTTAAAACTGCGCTGCTGAAATACCAGCAATTAGCCGTTGACACTCAGTTGGACAAAGAACAAAAATTGGTAGCTCTGCAAAAGGAAGTGGAAGAAGCTACTACGCTTGAACTGCCAATGCTTGAGAAAAACCTGACGATCATCGCTACGCTGGCTTCGGTTTCGACGCTGATCGCTCTGCTTGGAACGGTACTTGGTATGATCCGTGCTTTCGCAGCTATGGGTGCTACCGGTCAGCCTGATACAGGCGCTCTGTCAACGGGTATCTCTGAGGCCCTTGTAAACACAGCTCTTGGCATTGGTACGGCTGCTATCGCTACGATCATGTATAGCTACTTTACCAGCCGGATTGACGTGCTGACTTACAACATCGACGAAATCGGTCTGAGCATCCAGCAAAACTTTGCTGCTCACTACTAG
- a CDS encoding ExbD/TolR family protein, whose protein sequence is MPAVKIKRASSSVDMTAMTDVAFLLLTFFILTAQFRSQDAAAIETPSSISGIKVPDSDIMTIGLGRDGKVYFGIDNQQHRLEMLDNIAAAKGITFSPKEKNEFSLMSNFGMPINQLKSYLNLPKEQQAKVKQPGIPTDSTGAAPTNELKDWVFNARKANNGLRIALKGDNLAKFPEFKNVLATLQAQNINKFNLITGTEAPPAGWKAD, encoded by the coding sequence ATGCCAGCAGTTAAAATCAAACGTGCCAGTTCTTCGGTGGACATGACGGCGATGACTGATGTGGCGTTTCTGTTGCTGACGTTCTTTATCTTGACGGCACAATTCCGCTCACAGGACGCAGCAGCTATCGAAACCCCTTCGTCGATTTCCGGCATCAAAGTTCCTGATAGCGACATTATGACCATTGGTCTTGGACGTGATGGAAAAGTATACTTCGGTATTGACAACCAGCAGCACCGGCTCGAAATGCTGGACAACATTGCGGCTGCGAAAGGAATCACGTTCTCCCCTAAGGAAAAAAACGAGTTTTCTTTGATGTCAAACTTTGGTATGCCCATCAATCAGTTGAAATCGTATCTGAACCTTCCTAAGGAGCAACAGGCAAAAGTAAAACAGCCTGGTATTCCTACGGATTCAACAGGAGCAGCTCCGACCAACGAATTAAAAGATTGGGTATTCAATGCCCGTAAGGCTAACAACGGACTTCGTATTGCTCTGAAAGGTGATAACCTCGCTAAGTTCCCAGAGTTTAAGAACGTGTTAGCTACGCTACAAGCGCAGAATATCAACAAATTCAACCTGATCACAGGAACGGAAGCTCCTCCGGCAGGTTGGAAAGCAGACTAA
- a CDS encoding ExbD/TolR family protein: MAEINTGGGGGKHDGGKVRSKKASTRVDMTPMVDLGFLLITFFILATTLSKPSSMTLNVPDKTKTEETEPIKASNVMTIFLGKDNKAHYIFGKAANEDPEVKTVSYGYDFRQAIQENARKVAADKFVVVIKPTKLSTYKNMVDVLDEMAITKTKRYALVDQLTPDEKKMLKDKVKIDV; the protein is encoded by the coding sequence ATGGCAGAAATTAACACCGGTGGTGGTGGTGGTAAGCATGATGGTGGTAAGGTACGGTCCAAGAAAGCATCGACACGGGTAGATATGACCCCGATGGTAGACTTAGGCTTCCTTCTAATCACTTTCTTCATCTTGGCCACCACCTTGAGCAAGCCATCTTCGATGACGCTCAACGTACCGGACAAAACCAAAACAGAAGAGACGGAGCCTATCAAGGCGTCCAACGTAATGACGATCTTCTTGGGGAAAGATAACAAGGCCCATTACATTTTCGGTAAAGCGGCCAATGAAGATCCCGAAGTAAAGACCGTTAGTTACGGCTACGATTTCCGGCAGGCTATCCAAGAAAACGCACGGAAAGTAGCTGCTGACAAATTTGTTGTGGTTATCAAACCAACCAAGTTGTCGACCTACAAAAACATGGTTGACGTACTGGATGAAATGGCCATTACGAAAACGAAACGGTACGCGCTGGTAGATCAGCTGACGCCGGATGAGAAAAAGATGCTCAAGGACAAAGTAAAAATCGACGTATAA
- a CDS encoding energy transducer TonB, which yields MAELESQATLDDIVFANRNKAYGAYELRKTYPRTVTRALIIGGILFTLGVLTPTIITALTPEPEEQAMVEVDLMKLPPPPIDPNEPPPPPPPPVEMPKVNTVKFLPPEVKPDEEVPEETPPPAVEELKEAVAAEKTQEGDPNAEEVIAAPEATAAPTKVEVAVEAAPKEEEIFTVVEQQPEFTGGMAALGQYLGKNLRYPAAAQRANVSGRVFVSFVVNTDGSIQDVQILKGLGFGTDEEAKRVVQGMPKWRPGKQSGRPVRVKYNLPINFTLE from the coding sequence ATGGCAGAATTAGAATCCCAGGCAACACTCGATGATATCGTGTTTGCCAATCGGAACAAAGCGTATGGTGCTTACGAACTGCGGAAGACTTATCCAAGGACCGTTACACGTGCCCTGATCATTGGTGGTATTCTGTTTACACTCGGTGTATTAACACCTACCATCATAACAGCTTTGACTCCGGAGCCAGAAGAACAGGCAATGGTTGAAGTGGACTTAATGAAGCTTCCACCACCGCCAATTGACCCGAACGAGCCGCCACCGCCACCACCACCACCGGTCGAAATGCCGAAGGTGAACACGGTGAAATTCCTTCCACCGGAAGTAAAACCGGATGAGGAAGTACCCGAGGAAACACCGCCACCGGCAGTTGAAGAACTGAAGGAAGCTGTAGCCGCTGAAAAAACGCAGGAAGGGGACCCCAACGCAGAGGAAGTAATCGCTGCTCCTGAAGCAACGGCTGCTCCTACTAAAGTTGAGGTGGCTGTTGAAGCCGCTCCGAAAGAAGAGGAAATCTTCACTGTGGTAGAGCAACAACCTGAATTCACGGGTGGTATGGCTGCACTGGGACAATACCTGGGAAAAAACCTTCGCTATCCAGCAGCTGCTCAGCGGGCTAACGTTTCAGGACGGGTATTCGTAAGTTTCGTTGTTAATACCGATGGTAGTATTCAGGACGTTCAAATCTTGAAAGGCTTAGGTTTCGGTACCGATGAAGAAGCGAAGCGCGTAGTACAAGGTATGCCAAAGTGGCGCCCAGGCAAACAGTCAGGTCGTCCGGTTCGTGTAAAATACAACCTACCGATCAACTTCACGCTGGAATAA
- a CDS encoding PstS family phosphate ABC transporter substrate-binding protein, whose product MEVFGLIELTKVCEAMTKLKIFGLLLIAALLGSCDGKPPLDNPARGTIVIAADESFRPLVTQLTSAYSGIYPDAHFKVIYKPEQEAINLMLKDSARMAFTTRLLTANEKAVLNQRKIVGASTKLATDGVALIINQTNTDSLMTMDELKQVFTGKIKQWSQLKGGNQSGPITLVFDNNNSSNLEFVLHKFEIKNVTGLRIFTAKSNREVIDFVRQNPSALGFIGVNWISDGDEPLTAELSKDLRVVGISPKTNPTERADYFQPFQEDLGMQRYPLRRPVYALSREAHPGLAGGLVNYVIRDAGSLIIYKLGLWPSVPYNREVNLRK is encoded by the coding sequence ATGGAAGTTTTCGGGCTTATCGAGCTTACCAAGGTCTGCGAGGCAATGACTAAACTAAAGATTTTCGGGCTTTTACTGATCGCAGCTTTGCTGGGAAGCTGCGATGGTAAGCCACCGCTGGATAATCCGGCTCGCGGCACTATTGTGATAGCAGCCGACGAATCGTTTCGCCCATTGGTTACGCAGTTGACATCTGCTTATTCGGGTATTTATCCCGACGCTCACTTCAAAGTGATTTACAAGCCAGAGCAGGAAGCTATCAATCTGATGCTGAAGGATAGTGCCCGAATGGCATTCACGACCCGGTTATTGACAGCGAACGAAAAGGCCGTTTTAAACCAGCGTAAGATCGTTGGAGCGAGTACAAAACTGGCTACTGACGGTGTCGCACTCATCATCAATCAGACTAATACGGACAGCCTGATGACAATGGATGAATTGAAGCAGGTATTTACGGGTAAAATAAAGCAGTGGTCGCAGTTAAAGGGTGGTAACCAGTCAGGTCCGATCACGCTCGTTTTTGACAATAACAATTCCAGCAATTTAGAGTTTGTATTGCATAAGTTTGAGATCAAGAACGTAACGGGTCTGCGGATTTTTACCGCTAAATCGAACCGCGAGGTTATTGACTTCGTACGGCAGAATCCGTCTGCCTTAGGTTTTATCGGCGTGAACTGGATTAGCGACGGTGATGAGCCACTTACTGCAGAGCTGTCGAAAGACTTACGGGTAGTAGGTATCTCACCGAAAACGAATCCGACGGAACGGGCTGATTACTTTCAGCCATTTCAGGAAGACTTAGGTATGCAACGATATCCACTGCGTCGCCCTGTATACGCACTGAGCCGGGAAGCCCATCCTGGTCTGGCGGGAGGCTTGGTCAATTACGTTATTCGGGATGCTGGTTCGCTTATTATTTATAAATTAGGTCTGTGGCCATCCGTACCGTATAATCGGGAAGTAAATCTAAGAAAATAA
- a CDS encoding tetratricopeptide repeat protein: MMNNQRKSLLTILFVGTSLAAPLMAQDVQTALKDVEAERFNKAGQTLTQLATSSPSAENQFYLGYYYLRSGQIDQAKAAFEKGAAADKKDQLNNIGLAGVALAKKDRATAKTLIDNAVSATKSKDQNVLLRAGEMYTLEETNDPAEAIRLLTIADEKDKKNENPEIEMTLGDAYFLKNDGGNAISKYENALAISPNLAEANYKIGRLYLRGKNYTKAQEYFKLAIQNDPEFAPTYRAYADALANSRAYKSAAQNYELYVQKSGTTDPEQLLDVARYKFLAEDYQGATAYLDQLKGKVNNPIIDRMYGWAYTATGKNNEAVEALNRFITSSPQKVMSDDYKYLGRAYGQLGTPEGDSLGIANLEKAASQDTTDNLYREIAKKYYDSKRFDKASDYYTKTIQRDKKPQNNDFLWLGLSSYQYAPRVGRDSSAAPMDTAQIRQVKQQYYMKADSAFGQMAQRIEADGKTYPLAYYYRAMSNYYAYAKEPEKASSSATPYFEKFIEQATTPKDASDKTDYSRYLVTAYKTLAGFNIAKKDDAKAKEYFNKVLEINPNDPDVKKALEEPKAASPAGRPATKAPARKSTAGK, encoded by the coding sequence ATGATGAACAACCAGAGAAAATCGCTGTTGACCATCCTGTTCGTAGGAACGTCCCTAGCTGCTCCACTTATGGCGCAGGATGTTCAAACGGCATTGAAAGACGTGGAGGCTGAGCGGTTTAATAAAGCGGGACAAACGCTTACTCAGCTAGCAACCAGCTCACCATCAGCAGAGAATCAATTTTATCTAGGCTATTATTATCTAAGAAGCGGACAAATTGATCAAGCTAAAGCAGCCTTTGAAAAGGGTGCAGCCGCTGATAAGAAAGACCAATTAAATAACATTGGTTTAGCTGGTGTTGCTCTGGCAAAGAAAGATCGTGCGACGGCTAAAACATTAATCGACAACGCTGTTTCGGCAACGAAAAGCAAGGACCAGAACGTACTGCTCCGGGCTGGCGAAATGTATACGCTGGAAGAAACAAACGATCCAGCAGAAGCGATTCGCCTTCTGACCATTGCTGACGAAAAAGACAAGAAGAACGAGAACCCAGAGATTGAAATGACTCTCGGTGATGCATACTTCTTGAAAAACGACGGTGGTAATGCTATTTCGAAATATGAGAATGCATTAGCAATCAGTCCGAATCTGGCCGAAGCGAACTATAAAATTGGTCGGCTTTACCTGCGTGGTAAAAACTACACGAAAGCACAAGAGTACTTCAAGCTAGCGATTCAAAACGATCCTGAGTTTGCACCTACTTACCGTGCGTACGCAGATGCACTTGCTAACTCTCGGGCGTACAAATCAGCTGCTCAGAACTACGAACTGTACGTTCAGAAAAGCGGAACAACGGATCCAGAGCAGTTACTTGACGTAGCTCGTTATAAGTTCTTGGCTGAAGATTATCAGGGTGCTACAGCTTACTTGGATCAACTGAAAGGGAAAGTAAACAACCCAATCATTGACCGCATGTACGGTTGGGCATACACGGCTACGGGCAAAAACAACGAAGCTGTAGAAGCGCTGAACCGCTTTATTACGTCGTCACCTCAGAAAGTAATGTCTGATGACTATAAGTATCTAGGACGTGCGTACGGACAGTTAGGTACTCCAGAGGGTGATTCATTAGGCATCGCAAACTTGGAAAAGGCAGCTTCTCAGGATACGACGGATAACTTATATCGTGAAATTGCTAAGAAGTACTACGATTCGAAGCGTTTCGACAAAGCTAGCGATTACTACACGAAGACGATTCAGCGCGATAAAAAGCCACAAAACAACGATTTCCTGTGGCTTGGCCTGTCGAGCTATCAATACGCTCCTCGTGTAGGTCGTGACAGTTCAGCGGCTCCAATGGATACAGCTCAGATCCGTCAGGTGAAACAGCAGTATTACATGAAGGCAGATTCAGCTTTCGGCCAGATGGCCCAGCGTATCGAAGCAGATGGTAAGACATATCCGTTGGCTTACTACTACCGTGCTATGTCGAATTACTATGCTTACGCTAAAGAACCAGAGAAAGCTAGTAGCTCAGCTACACCCTATTTTGAGAAGTTCATCGAGCAGGCTACTACGCCGAAGGATGCATCCGACAAAACGGATTACTCAAGATATCTGGTAACAGCTTACAAAACGCTGGCAGGTTTCAATATTGCGAAGAAAGACGACGCCAAGGCGAAAGAGTATTTCAATAAGGTATTGGAAATAAATCCAAATGATCCTGATGTGAAAAAAGCTTTGGAAGAGCCAAAAGCAGCTTCCCCAGCGGGCAGACCAGCAACTAAGGCACCGGCGCGCAAAAGCACGGCTGGAAAATAA
- a CDS encoding adenylate kinase, whose amino-acid sequence MLNLVLFGPPGAGKGTQSEKLINTYNLVHLSTGDLLRSQIAAGTELGLKAKQLMDQGLLVPDDVVIGMIESKLQENQSAAGFIFDGFPRTVPQAEALDKLLGQYDTQITTMVALVVDDEELTRRLLLRGETSGRPDDQNEELIRRRVKEYNEKTTPVADYYNSQGKFAAIDGIGDIDTIFNLICSKIEQAVG is encoded by the coding sequence ATGCTTAACCTTGTACTGTTTGGCCCGCCTGGTGCTGGCAAAGGGACCCAAAGTGAAAAACTGATCAATACCTATAACCTTGTCCACTTATCGACCGGCGACCTGTTACGCTCTCAAATTGCTGCTGGTACCGAGCTGGGTCTGAAAGCAAAGCAACTAATGGATCAGGGTTTGCTGGTTCCTGATGACGTAGTCATTGGAATGATCGAAAGTAAATTACAGGAAAATCAGTCCGCAGCAGGATTTATCTTTGACGGCTTTCCCCGGACAGTACCACAAGCTGAAGCGTTAGACAAACTGCTGGGTCAGTACGATACACAGATCACTACAATGGTGGCGTTGGTCGTAGATGATGAAGAACTCACCCGCCGTCTGCTATTAAGAGGAGAAACCTCCGGTCGACCTGATGATCAGAATGAAGAATTGATCCGTCGGCGCGTAAAGGAATACAACGAAAAAACAACGCCTGTTGCTGACTATTATAACAGCCAGGGAAAATTTGCAGCTATTGATGGTATTGGTGATATTGATACCATTTTCAATCTGATTTGTAGTAAAATTGAGCAGGCCGTCGGTTAA
- the obgE gene encoding GTPase ObgE, which translates to MASSNFIDYVKINCRSGAGGAGSVHFRREKHVPKGGPDGGDGGRGGHIILKGNAQLWTLLHLKYRKHIKAENGTAGEGGRRSGAQGQDVILEVPLGTIARNPDTSEQLAEITEDGQEIILFPGGRGGLGNDHFKNSTQQAPYYAQPGEPGLEEWVVLELKLLADVGLVGFPNAGKSTLLSVVSAARPEIADYPFTTLVPNLGVVAYRDYKSFVMADIPGIIEGASQGKGLGLRFLRHIERNSVLLFVIPANSPDIRQEYNTLLNELREYNPELMDKDRLLAISKIDLVEQDELTRIKETLPKKLPVTFISAVTQQGLDELKDSIWQRLTATPELTD; encoded by the coding sequence ATGGCTTCATCCAATTTCATAGATTACGTAAAAATAAATTGTCGTTCGGGCGCAGGCGGAGCGGGATCGGTTCACTTCCGACGTGAAAAACACGTTCCTAAAGGCGGACCAGATGGTGGCGACGGTGGACGAGGAGGTCATATTATTTTAAAAGGTAACGCTCAGTTGTGGACGTTACTTCACTTGAAATACCGCAAGCACATCAAGGCAGAGAATGGAACAGCGGGTGAAGGTGGTAGACGTAGTGGAGCACAGGGTCAGGATGTAATCCTGGAAGTTCCACTTGGTACCATCGCCCGCAATCCAGACACGAGCGAGCAGCTTGCCGAGATTACCGAAGATGGACAGGAGATCATTCTATTTCCTGGCGGCAGGGGTGGTTTAGGTAATGACCACTTTAAAAACTCAACGCAACAGGCACCCTATTACGCGCAGCCGGGTGAACCTGGCCTAGAAGAATGGGTTGTACTTGAGTTAAAACTACTCGCCGATGTTGGTCTGGTCGGTTTCCCTAACGCCGGTAAATCGACGCTCCTGTCAGTTGTGTCAGCTGCGCGTCCCGAAATTGCTGATTATCCGTTTACAACCCTTGTACCCAATCTAGGGGTCGTAGCTTATAGGGATTATAAGTCATTTGTTATGGCGGATATTCCGGGCATTATCGAAGGAGCTTCACAAGGCAAAGGACTCGGTCTTCGCTTCCTGCGGCATATTGAGCGAAATTCGGTGCTCTTGTTTGTAATACCCGCCAACAGTCCCGACATTCGACAGGAATACAACACGCTGTTGAACGAACTACGCGAGTATAATCCAGAATTGATGGACAAAGATCGTCTACTGGCAATCTCGAAAATAGATCTGGTTGAGCAGGACGAATTAACACGAATTAAAGAGACATTACCGAAGAAATTACCCGTAACGTTTATATCAGCAGTTACCCAGCAGGGGTTAGATGAACTAAAAGATAGCATCTGGCAACGACTGACGGCAACGCCTGAGCTAACAGATTGA
- a CDS encoding sialate O-acetylesterase codes for MKQFSLVCCLVVGLLLPTYATAQIQVSFPTSRAVFQRNASNQATFRITGYYTVPITQVQARVQARNNQGTSTDWQTILDNPSGGIYTGDLTVTGGWYDLQVRGLTNGQQVGDVTTIERVGVGEVFVIAGQSNAQGVHYSAPVSTDDRVNCVNYKYPENAYPNDPPVPQFSHLDNSDGFIVAPRGMGSWYWGRLGDLLATRLNVPIMFFNAAFTGTSIRNWSDSAPEGGAAYGYGGSPYPARQPYAGLKVALQSYANILGIRAVLWHQGEADNVFNTTTQSYVTDLQFVINQTRQDYGRNISWVVARASHYDPLGASNRIIAAQNQVISTVPNVFPGPSTDTVQVPRYRAPLFDPDRVHFDYNGLVTAATLWNGSLDDSFFQRSTPFGPALAPTVSVACAGNNLTFTVNGTYSSVQWEAGESGRTVTKGPGALYRAKVKDASGNTNYTGYLRVSDTPIASVANNRLPIICAGTTLALTSNYDNVTWLSQPNNVSVASGRTFNASLVGSYSARYRDVSGCDFTSNTLQLTTSPLPATPTITNGRSTTFCQGDNTTLQASSNNVVYNWSDGQKAKQITVTTSGSYTATVTDQNGCTSLPSNVIQVVANPVPAKPTITASGATTFCADRNVVLTAPTEAVYAWNNGQTVQSLTVTQSGDYSVVTRNRFGCTSERSDVVTTKVNPLPATPSVSAGGATTFCAGNSVTLNAASPLNVVWSSGQTSKAISVTQSGNYAVQSRDQNGCLSTFSPRINVRVNALPNAPTIVSTPSATICQGDRATLTVEGPYTVFWSTGDSTRAITTGQAGNYSARIRDQNGCVSTLSAATTVDVRALPPAPTINAIGTYTLEAVSSTNGERFRWRRDTDSLAVQTAIIKAGRSGNYTARSSIVYSNTLTCFSLPSAPFLYTIDASFEGLSVYPNPNPNKVVTLETQENLSNATVTLYKPTGQRVLTRNVGLFDERKQLILTDLPSGVYILRVEAAGFSRTRRILLGL; via the coding sequence ATGAAACAATTTTCATTAGTCTGCTGTCTCGTCGTAGGGCTACTGTTGCCAACATACGCGACAGCTCAGATTCAGGTATCGTTTCCTACCAGCCGAGCTGTTTTCCAGCGTAATGCAAGTAACCAAGCCACTTTTCGAATAACGGGGTATTACACCGTGCCTATCACGCAAGTTCAGGCTCGTGTCCAGGCCCGTAACAACCAGGGAACGTCTACGGATTGGCAGACCATACTTGACAATCCAAGCGGAGGTATTTACACTGGCGATTTAACCGTAACAGGAGGCTGGTACGATCTTCAGGTTAGAGGACTGACTAACGGACAGCAAGTTGGAGACGTTACGACGATTGAGCGCGTTGGCGTTGGCGAGGTGTTTGTCATTGCTGGCCAGTCGAATGCGCAGGGCGTTCATTACAGTGCTCCCGTTTCTACCGATGACCGGGTCAACTGCGTCAATTACAAATACCCGGAGAATGCCTATCCGAACGATCCTCCCGTTCCCCAATTTTCTCACTTAGATAACAGTGACGGCTTCATCGTCGCACCACGTGGCATGGGCAGTTGGTACTGGGGACGTTTAGGCGACCTGCTAGCGACCCGTCTGAACGTGCCGATCATGTTTTTCAATGCCGCCTTCACGGGTACTTCCATTCGAAACTGGAGCGATAGTGCTCCCGAGGGAGGAGCCGCCTATGGGTACGGTGGTAGCCCTTATCCAGCCCGGCAACCATACGCTGGCCTGAAAGTAGCCTTGCAGTCTTACGCCAACATACTGGGCATCAGAGCTGTCTTGTGGCACCAGGGCGAAGCGGATAATGTGTTCAACACAACTACGCAAAGCTACGTCACCGATCTCCAGTTTGTCATTAACCAAACCCGACAAGATTACGGGCGAAACATCTCCTGGGTCGTTGCCAGAGCCTCCCATTACGATCCGTTGGGTGCTAGCAACCGCATCATTGCCGCGCAGAATCAAGTTATTTCCACAGTACCGAACGTATTTCCCGGACCGTCTACCGACACGGTTCAGGTTCCACGGTATCGGGCACCACTTTTTGATCCCGACCGTGTTCACTTCGATTACAATGGCCTGGTTACAGCCGCTACTTTGTGGAACGGTAGCCTCGATGATTCCTTTTTTCAACGATCAACACCGTTTGGACCTGCTTTAGCACCTACCGTTTCGGTAGCTTGCGCAGGCAACAATCTTACGTTTACAGTTAACGGTACTTACTCCTCAGTTCAGTGGGAAGCGGGCGAAAGCGGGCGCACTGTAACCAAAGGTCCGGGGGCACTATACCGGGCTAAAGTGAAAGATGCCTCGGGTAATACAAACTATACAGGGTATCTAAGGGTGTCAGATACCCCAATAGCTAGTGTAGCCAATAACCGCTTACCCATCATTTGTGCCGGTACGACGCTCGCTTTAACGTCCAACTATGATAATGTAACCTGGTTAAGTCAACCAAATAACGTGAGCGTCGCTTCAGGAAGAACGTTCAACGCAAGTTTAGTCGGAAGCTATTCAGCTCGCTACCGCGATGTCAGTGGTTGTGACTTCACGTCAAATACGCTTCAATTGACGACTAGTCCTCTCCCGGCGACTCCGACTATAACAAACGGCAGGTCTACTACGTTTTGCCAGGGCGACAACACAACCTTGCAGGCATCCAGTAACAATGTCGTTTACAACTGGAGCGATGGGCAAAAAGCAAAGCAGATCACCGTTACAACCTCTGGTTCCTATACGGCAACGGTCACCGATCAGAACGGATGTACTTCGTTACCCTCCAACGTCATACAAGTAGTCGCCAATCCAGTACCGGCAAAACCAACCATTACGGCGAGTGGTGCCACTACGTTCTGCGCTGACCGAAACGTTGTCCTGACTGCACCTACTGAAGCCGTGTATGCGTGGAATAATGGACAAACGGTACAAAGTCTAACCGTTACCCAGTCGGGTGACTATTCGGTTGTGACCAGAAATCGGTTTGGCTGCACTTCCGAACGGTCCGACGTAGTAACTACGAAGGTAAACCCGCTTCCCGCAACGCCCAGCGTATCGGCGGGTGGCGCAACGACATTCTGCGCAGGAAATAGCGTTACCTTAAACGCAGCCTCACCGTTAAACGTGGTGTGGTCAAGTGGTCAAACGAGCAAAGCAATCAGTGTAACGCAGTCCGGTAACTACGCAGTACAGTCGCGTGACCAAAATGGCTGTCTATCTACCTTTTCACCCAGAATCAATGTACGCGTCAATGCGTTACCCAATGCGCCAACCATCGTATCCACTCCTTCGGCAACCATCTGCCAGGGCGATCGGGCAACGCTTACGGTAGAAGGTCCGTACACCGTTTTTTGGTCAACCGGTGACTCTACACGCGCTATCACAACAGGACAAGCCGGCAATTACTCAGCCCGAATTCGCGATCAGAACGGTTGTGTTTCTACGCTGTCTGCTGCTACAACAGTTGATGTCAGGGCACTACCCCCCGCTCCTACCATAAACGCAATCGGTACATACACGCTTGAAGCGGTTAGCTCAACGAACGGCGAACGTTTTCGGTGGCGCCGGGATACGGATTCACTGGCCGTCCAAACGGCAATCATTAAGGCTGGTCGTTCGGGCAATTACACCGCCCGTTCATCCATTGTTTACTCAAACACCCTTACCTGTTTCTCCCTACCTTCGGCACCATTTTTGTACACGATAGATGCAAGCTTTGAGGGGCTAAGTGTGTATCCTAACCCGAATCCAAATAAGGTTGTCACGCTAGAAACACAGGAAAATTTATCCAACGCGACAGTTACGCTCTACAAGCCTACTGGGCAAAGAGTATTAACCAGAAATGTGGGTTTATTTGACGAACGAAAACAACTAATCTTGACCGACTTACCCTCCGGAGTTTACATTTTACGCGTAGAAGCGGCTGGTTTTAGCAGAACCAGACGAATTTTGCTCGGATTGTAA